The following is a genomic window from Drosophila busckii strain San Diego stock center, stock number 13000-0081.31 chromosome 2L, ASM1175060v1, whole genome shotgun sequence.
aatatatataaattattttgaaatgtaaatttattatatatgtttgatAAGCAAGCGATTAATAACTCGTGTCAGCTTTATCTCTTCAGCCAACGAAGGCTGCTCGTGTAAGAAAAATCAAACAGAACAAAGCAAACGCACTTGATATGGCTTAAAGATCAACGGGCCCATCGTAAAATATACGCAATATGATTGATtgactaattaatttatgagtACAGATAATAGCCCACGGTCTGATAACAGAAATAGGTAAAAGTGTTTCGAAATTTGTTTAGTACTCACGCGAAGTAGCCAGGTGAGCACGCTCTCACGATAGGGCACAAAGGTATGCGGCGTGGATGAGCCGACGGGCTTGCGTGAGTCGGCCAAGGCTGCAATTACTTTCCCCAGCGTCAGTAGACTCTTGTTAATGCTAACTCCTTCACGTATGCGTTCGCCATTTGAGCCAGACACATTTATGCGTTCACTGCCGGCCAAGTCGACCAAACTGATTTTGCTGCGTCGCGTTTGGCGCAAGGAGACAGTGCCAGAGTCTGTATCGCTGCTTTCAGTGTCGCTGCTTAGATCGGTAAGATTCAGCACAATGTTGAATATGGAATGTGAGCGTGAGCTCTTGTCGTTCATCGCTGTCGAGGCTGTGGCACGCTGCGAGTTGCCCACAGCCAGCCAATTGCGTAGCGCCGAGTAGGAATCAACAGAATGTGCACTTAGATCCACCACATAAGGGCCAAATATAGGATGCTCGCGCACCTTAAGCGCTTGACGCTGCACAGGCGTCTCCGGCACATTGGTCATTGCCTGCACGCTCAACAAATCGTGTATTTTCTCATTGTAGATCTCAAAGTAGCTAACCTCCACCTCCACCTAAAAGCAAAGTCATAGGTTTATTTAAGTCAACATTAAATGAATGCCAAAACTCacctgcagttgctgcttgacTGCATCAATACGACGGAACAGCTCATGGCAGAAGCGTGGTATAATGCCTGCCTCAACATGTGGTGCTCTGCCATCCAAAGCAGCATCATCTAATCCCTCTATGCCCATCATGCTGTAGGATTTGCCAGAGCCCGTCTGTCCATAGGCAAACAGGCAAGCATTGTAGCCTTCAAAAGCTGTATCGATTAGTGGCTGCGCTGTGCCGGCAAACACAGCTAGCTGATCCGCATAGTTCCTGCGATCGGGATCGCAGGAGTAGTATACCTGATCGTAGCTAAAGTAGTGCGAAACGCCAGCGGAGGCATCAGCACTGCTGCCTGCTTGCACAGTCAGCTCATTATGTCTATGTACTTGCACCACGTTGTGTACGTTGGCGCGCGTGCATTCCGCTGCATTTAGTGGACGCACGCGCACTGCTACAATCATATTACTTTCTTCGGCAATGCTGTGAAAGGACTCAACCATAGCATCCTTTTCCTTTGGTTTGCTAGCCGacttgctgtgtgtgctggGCGTTTGCGGCTGACGCAGCGGCGTTGGCGTCTTGCCCACATTGCGATATAGCGAGGAAGGCGTATAACATGCATTCAATGCAGTTGGCTTTGGTTTGGGATTTGGCGTTGCTATGCCGCTATTAAATGCTGTATTTAGTACTTGCTCCGATCGTGTGTGAGTCTGCGGCAGTTTTTCAGCGCTCCTTTTTGGTGTGCGACTCAGCAACTTGCGGCGCAAACCGAGTGCCGATCCTGAAGCAGCTGCGGCAGGCGTTTTGGAACCACTTCCAATGCTGCCACGTGCACGTGCTTGGAATTGATTGATGCGTTGTTGCACCGgtgtgcttttgttgctcatcTTACATTCACTTGCTTGTATTTACgatataaatgttgttgctttcgaAAATAGCGCGCGcgtcgtttttgttgttaaatttttttctgttgttgtcaAAGTATCGATGCTGCTATATTTAGTATCGATAGCTTTAAGCTAGTGTTCGATCGAACATCGCGCTGCCCACACTATTATTGTAGATGATACTCGCTAGTTTGTTCCATTCTCACCATTTCATTGTGAATAATATGAGTTAGTCTGAACGGTcacccaaaagcaaaacgcgAACGCTAAATCCCCACAAAAAAATGTGTCTCAAATAGTTTTAAACGTGCAAAATCTCAATAAATTAGGCttcttttagtttataaatcaaaaagcaGTATTCTCCAAACCGTCGCAttgctatttgcattttgcaattgctttacCAACGCCCCAACGCCTTTTGTATTGTGTacgctgttcttgttgttgttgcgtccACTTGTTTTCAGAATTGTGCAAGGACGCTGTTGTTGTCCTCGACAGGCAAAAGCGCAACAATTAGAAGGCGCAACAAGGCGGGTGAGTTAGAGTGCGTCTGCGTATGCTTGTGAGTGTGTGGAAAATCAATAATagtcaaaaaacaaaaaaacacagtgcgtgtatgtgtgtgccttgCATAGGTATACatgtgtatctatgtgtgtgtgtgtgtgcgtttttgcTTGTGGGAGTGCAGGTGTAGGTGTTGCGTACTAAACTTTCTTTTTCTAACTCAGATAACGGCGTAAGATACCAAAACGTAATATGGACAGCGAACACAATGCAACAGCGAATTCATCTGGAGCAGCTGATGAGAATGACAGCGACAATGATGTGGTTACTGATTTTTTAAACTCAAACTGCAGCGACGTgtcagcagccacagcagctccCATTACTAATGGCTCAGCTGGAGTCTCAGCCAAAATTCTCAATGCTACGCCGCGCGTCACTGTCGAGAGTCAAAACTATTGTATACCTGTTATCAATGCACCTGTAACTGTTGCTGcgcatagcagcagcagcagcaacatcaacaacaatataagcaacaacgccagcaataacaataacaacatgaTACCCACTATCAATGTCACGCCCCACAGCCCAGCCTCGGCCTCCAAGTACAACAATATTTTCGAGGACACGCTCAGCCAGCTGCAGAACATACGCGAGACGgtgcaacaaatgaaaaactcCTCCTCGAGCCAACAACATCAGGATGGCCTTGCCAACTATGGATTGCTAAATGCAGCTTTACTTAGCACATCGCTGCCTGATCTCAGCAATGCTGGCAATGGTGGCACTGGCGGTCCTGGCGGCGTGGGCGTCATGTGGTCTGCAGCGCCACAACAatgtctgctgctgcatacAGATCGACGCAAGTCCTGGACGGCTGTGGATGACAGCGCTGCGGGCGACTGCACCAACAAGAGCGTAAGCTTATCCAGCCTGGATAGCGAGGAGCAGGAAACCATACGCGTCACTGAGCAGCGTCGTCGCTCCGCACGCAACAGCACTGGCGGTTAGTACTCTACTTTGTATGAATATCTTATACAACAATTGTACAGACAACTATAATTGTCTTGAGAGTGTGTGGGGTTGGGTTTTTATGAGGCTATAAAAGCCAAGAATGCGTTGCCATTTGAGGCAAAAAGATTGCAATTGCGTCGCAAGTGCATTGtaaagttatatatgtatgccatATAATTTAACGCTGCATTTTccaatagaaatatttaaatttagaagtAAACAAAGGGTGCAGTAGACACTGAACTCTGGCACTAGTTAAAAGtgcaaagcaattaagcaagtttaaattaaagtcgGCAGCTACTTCTtggcacatttaatttaatttgttttgttaggtTTTAAAGTCACTTTAAACTTTCAAATCAAACCCTAGACTAATTTTAAGCTCTGAAATTTGGTGCGTCATAGctcattaaacaatttaagttattgtaatttttttcatgcttcatttgtttgcttctcCAAAGCTCTCTTCAGTGCCAATATGCCGCACTattgctaattattattattaggtAGCGCATATGTCGAAGTTAGTTTCGATTACGATAAGAAATTCCGTAAGAACCCCACCGCTTATCAGTTTGGCATTGGCCAGGCCAACTTAAACGCTTTactaagtattttttattcatattttatttttcccCGCAGGTATTTCAACGCATTCGCTTAACGAGGCGGAGCTGGCGCGAGATTTCGAGCGAATTGCAGCGAAGCGTAGTCTGGCCACAGAGATAATCAGTCGCATACCATTGCAGAAAAGCATCTCGACATCCTCGATTATCGCCAAGGAGGACATCAAGGCAATAGCGCGTCACTTGACGGACAGCGAGGATGAGAATCAGAGTCTGTTGCGTTCGCATGCGAAGATTGAGGTGTACGACCACGTAGAGAAGCGACCCAAGCGCGGATCATTATTCTTTCGCAAGAAGAAACCCAAGGCCAAGACGAAGTCGCTGGTGGGCGGTGTGCAGCTGCACGACGTGGAGCTGGAGTGCAATAGGCTGCAGAACAAGAAGCTGGCGTCGGGGCAGGATTACTGCGATGGCTCCGAGGAGCATCAGGAGGAGCAACAGCCGCTTATACGCGCGGCTGAGCTGCAATTTCTCAATGAGCCGCCCATAGAAGCGCAAGACTTGGGCGCCGATCCAGCGCTGGGCATAGTGCTGCTCGAGCCGGACAGCTGGACGCCCAATGTGCCCAAGGAGCAGTTGAAGCAGCTGAAGgagctgcaaattaaacgACAGGAGCACATCTATGAGTTCATTATGACGGAGAAGCATCACTGCCAGACTCTAATAGTCATGCGCAAAGTATTTGTGGAAAGTCTGGAGCGGCATTTTCCCTCGCTGAACATACACAGCATGTTTCCACGCCTGCAGCAGCTAACGGAGCTGCACACTTGCTTCTTGAGAATGCTGCGGCAGAAGCAGCGCGAGCAGCTCGTGGTGGACAGCATAGCAGACATATTGCTGGACTTTTTCTCGCTGGAGCAGGCGCAGTGTCTGCGCTTGGCCTATGGCGAGTTCTGTGCCAATCATCGCAGCGCCCTGGAGCAGTTCAAGCAGTGCCTGGGCGAGCCCAGCTTTGCCGAGTGGTACAAGCATTGTCTGCAGAATCCGCTGCTCAAGAAGAAGGGCATACCCGAGTGCATTCTGTTTGTAACCCAGCGTCTAACCAAATATCCGCTGCTCATTGAGCCGCTGCTTAAAAGCGCGCGTGACAATAAATTGGAAACGGACAAGCTGCAACATGCGCTGAACCTGGTCAAGTCGCTGCTGGTGGATGTGGACGCCTGCGTGGCGGAGAAGGAGCTGCGTGAGCGTCAGTTGGAGATCTATGCGCGCATCGATGCCAAATCCTTTGCTATATACAAGAACAAGCCGTTTCGCAAAACGGAACTGGGCGTGGAGTCGCGGCGACGCTTGAAGTTCGATGGACTGGCGACGCTGATGCAGGGACGCGCCAAGACGcagctggtgctggtggtggtgctgaCCGATTGTCTTTGCTTTCTCAGCGAGAACTCGGCGCACAACAAATACGCGTTCTTTACGCCGGAGCACAAGGCGGGCGTCGTGCCGCTGCAGAAGCTGCTGATACGCGAAAAAGCGGGCACCGAGTCGCGTGGCATTTACATCATCAGCTCCAATCCCGACTTTCCCGAAATGTATGAGCTCAAAGTGCAAACGCCCAAGGACAAACACACTTGGATACAAACTATACGCCAAGCGGTGCTCGACTGTCCGGCTACGGATATAATTGAAGCGGAAGCGCTGACGGCGGAGGAGAAACTGCGCATTGGCGTGAACAAGCGTGAGACTATAGAGAAGATGCGGCAAAAGGACATCgagcaggcgctgctgctggaggagaAGCTTATGCTGCAATTCAATctgctcaagcagcagcaacctttCGGCGATGTGGCcaccaatgccaatggcagcgctgccaattTTCTGGCCGCCTTTGGCAGCTACAAGGAGCTGgtcagcagcgactgcgacacCTTCGAGCTCTGGCGACGCGTGCTCAACACTGTGCAGGACATCAGCCAGCTGGCGGCCAGCATCTATAGCGCCGCCACTGGCCAGCCCGTCTCCCGCACTGTCAGCAGCGTGGGCGAGAAGCAGAGCGTGCTCTATGCCTCGCCAACGCTGCCGAAGCGCGCCGAGACTTTCGCTGGCTTCGATGAGAAACGTGGCAAGCTGCCGGCTGGCAAGCTAGTGTTGACGCCGCGCCTGCAAGAGCTGGAGGAGAAGCGTGAGCTGAAGACGTGCAACGAAGCGacgcagccgccgcagcagctgcagctgcatgccaGCACGCTGCCGCCAGGTGGCGTTAGCAAGGAGCACAACTATGCCGTGTTGCAAGTCTCGCATCATCTGCATACGCTGCTCTGCATCATTTCGCAGCAGCTGACCTGCATCCACagtctgcagctgcagctggcgttgTATAGAGAAACGGCTAGAAGCACGAGCGGCGCCAGCGCCAGTTATACGCACAAGGATCAGCTGGAGGAGCTGCGCAATTTGCAGGACAAGCTGCAAGAAGAAAAAACCGTTTGGCTACgccagaagcagcaacagatgGATGAGCTGGCGGAAATGcgtgcgcagcagctgcagctgcaacagcaaatcAAGGCCGAGCAGGAGGATGTGCGTCAGCAGCGTGAGCAGCTCTATCGCAAAATGGAGCTGCTCAGCAGTCAGGGCTTGCTGCTGTCGCCCAGCACGCCGCTGCCTGCGCTGGCGCCTGTAGCGCTGCCCGAGGAGGCCCACGAGCTGGACACGCCCACAGCAACAACGCCCACCACAacagctggcggcggcggcggcgtcggcacTACCTCAACCATGGATCGTCGCAAGGACAAATGGCTCAATagcgcagccagcaacaaaacgcCGCCAGTGCATCTGATGAGCGCCAATAATGCGCCCAAGCTCAACTCAACGCTTgtcaaacaaaagctgccCATGAAGCTCTCCTCGCTCTCCTCAGCCAATGCGCGTGTGGACAAGTCCGCCAGCTTTAGCAACAGCGGCGCTGCAGCCGCCACAGCCAGCAGCGGCATACAGCAGCTGTTTCCATTGAAGCTAGCCGACAAGCAGCGCACGCCCCAAACGATGCCCACGTCGACAGCGACGCCTACGCCGCAGCATTCGCGCACCGGCAGCTCGCCTGCAATAATACAGcagacgacaacaacaacaacaagcacgcCTAGCTCGCAGCCACAGTACAGTTATAGTGCTGCGCAGTCGCGGCTAGCGCAGACGCCCACTAGCAGTCGCAGCGCTACTATGGcgacaactgcagcagcgcagtcgcgcTCAGCTGGGCCTCGTGCCAAAGCTGAGGAGGAAGAGATTTACTTCTGACGCAAATTTACGCCAGAAGTTGAAATCTAAgcccaaaaacgaaaaactcacaaaaaaaaactacactctataaaaaatatgcagtaTAATTTGCctaaaagcaacagctaacaattaacttgctttcaaattaacgtatactttaatttaagccaaacGTTTAGCTAATACTTTTAGTATTATTATGCAGacaatatgcatatgcttTGCTTAGCACattaagctaaattatttaaaaacaaaacaaaaacaagactTAATACACAAGTATTAGAAAACTATGATTAATAATCTAAATAGCATGTCTGTctacaactatatatatacgtatatgtatgtgtctatGTAATTACATTCCCAGAGCTTTTAGCAAATTATACTgtttcaaaaaaaatgcatCTCAAGTAACGTGCAATCGAAATCGTCATCGTAATCGAAACGGATTGCTCGTcctattttaacatttaagttAACGCAAGTCTGTGCTTTAATTCTCTGTGTACTTAAAACGTTCCACTTTACTCTCTTTAACTATTTACGCTATGTGTGTTCTCTTTAACGTCTGACTGTTTAAAC
Proteins encoded in this region:
- the LOC108607981 gene encoding rho guanine nucleotide exchange factor 18; translated protein: MDSEHNATANSSGAADENDSDNDVVTDFLNSNCSDVSAATAAPITNGSAGVSAKILNATPRVTVESQNYCIPVINAPVTVAAHSSSSSNINNNISNNASNNNNNMIPTINVTPHSPASASKYNNIFEDTLSQLQNIRETVQQMKNSSSSQQHQDGLANYGLLNAALLSTSLPDLSNAGNGGTGGPGGVGVMWSAAPQQCLLLHTDRRKSWTAVDDSAAGDCTNKSVSLSSLDSEEQETIRVTEQRRRSARNSTGGISTHSLNEAELARDFERIAAKRSLATEIISRIPLQKSISTSSIIAKEDIKAIARHLTDSEDENQSLLRSHAKIEVYDHVEKRPKRGSLFFRKKKPKAKTKSLVGGVQLHDVELECNRLQNKKLASGQDYCDGSEEHQEEQQPLIRAAELQFLNEPPIEAQDLGADPALGIVLLEPDSWTPNVPKEQLKQLKELQIKRQEHIYEFIMTEKHHCQTLIVMRKVFVESLERHFPSLNIHSMFPRLQQLTELHTCFLRMLRQKQREQLVVDSIADILLDFFSLEQAQCLRLAYGEFCANHRSALEQFKQCLGEPSFAEWYKHCLQNPLLKKKGIPECILFVTQRLTKYPLLIEPLLKSARDNKLETDKLQHALNLVKSLLVDVDACVAEKELRERQLEIYARIDAKSFAIYKNKPFRKTELGVESRRRLKFDGLATLMQGRAKTQLVLVVVLTDCLCFLSENSAHNKYAFFTPEHKAGVVPLQKLLIREKAGTESRGIYIISSNPDFPEMYELKVQTPKDKHTWIQTIRQAVLDCPATDIIEAEALTAEEKLRIGVNKRETIEKMRQKDIEQALLLEEKLMLQFNLLKQQQPFGDVATNANGSAANFLAAFGSYKELVSSDCDTFELWRRVLNTVQDISQLAASIYSAATGQPVSRTVSSVGEKQSVLYASPTLPKRAETFAGFDEKRGKLPAGKLVLTPRLQELEEKRELKTCNEATQPPQQLQLHASTLPPGGVSKEHNYAVLQVSHHLHTLLCIISQQLTCIHSLQLQLALYRETARSTSGASASYTHKDQLEELRNLQDKLQEEKTVWLRQKQQQMDELAEMRAQQLQLQQQIKAEQEDVRQQREQLYRKMELLSSQGLLLSPSTPLPALAPVALPEEAHELDTPTATTPTTTAGGGGGVGTTSTMDRRKDKWLNSAASNKTPPVHLMSANNAPKLNSTLVKQKLPMKLSSLSSANARVDKSASFSNSGAAAATASSGIQQLFPLKLADKQRTPQTMPTSTATPTPQHSRTGSSPAIIQQTTTTTTSTPSSQPQYSYSAAQSRLAQTPTSSRSATMATTAAAQSRSAGPRAKAEEEEIYF